One window of Streptomyces sp. FIT100 genomic DNA carries:
- a CDS encoding acyl-CoA dehydrogenase, with product MSTVPDFDLYRPSEEHDMLRETVRSLAEAKIAPFAAAVDEEARFPQEALDALVASDLHAVHVPEEYGGAGADALATVIVIEEVARACASSSLIPAVNKLGSLPVILSGSEELKKKYLGPLAKGDAMFSYCLSEPDAGSDAAGMKTRAVRDGDFWVLNGVKRWITNAGVSEYYTVMAVTDPEKRSKGISAFVVEKSDEGVSFGAPEKKLGIKGSPTREVYLDNVRIPADRMIGAEGTGFATAMKTLDHTRITIAAQALGIAQGALDYAKGYVKERKQFGKPIADFQGIQFMLADMAMKLEAARQLTYAAAAKSERVDGDLTFFGAAAKCFASDVAMEVTTDAVQLLGGYGYTRDYPVERMMRDAKITQIYEGTNQVQRIVMARNLP from the coding sequence ATAAGCACAGTGCCTGACTTCGACCTGTACCGCCCGTCCGAAGAGCACGACATGCTCCGGGAGACGGTCCGCTCGCTCGCCGAGGCGAAGATCGCTCCGTTCGCCGCCGCGGTCGACGAGGAGGCCCGCTTCCCGCAGGAGGCGCTCGACGCGCTCGTCGCCTCCGACCTGCACGCCGTCCACGTCCCCGAGGAGTACGGCGGCGCCGGCGCCGACGCCCTGGCCACCGTGATCGTCATCGAGGAGGTCGCCCGCGCCTGCGCCTCCTCCTCCCTGATCCCGGCCGTGAACAAGCTGGGCTCGCTCCCGGTGATCCTCTCCGGCTCCGAGGAGCTGAAGAAGAAGTACCTGGGCCCGCTCGCCAAGGGCGACGCGATGTTCTCGTACTGCCTCTCCGAGCCGGACGCGGGCTCCGACGCCGCCGGCATGAAGACCAGGGCCGTGCGCGACGGCGACTTCTGGGTGCTCAACGGCGTGAAGCGCTGGATCACCAACGCCGGTGTCTCCGAGTACTACACGGTGATGGCCGTCACCGACCCCGAGAAGCGCTCCAAGGGCATCTCCGCCTTCGTCGTCGAGAAGTCGGACGAGGGCGTCTCCTTCGGCGCCCCGGAGAAGAAGCTCGGCATCAAGGGCTCCCCGACCCGCGAGGTCTACCTCGACAACGTCCGCATCCCCGCCGACCGCATGATCGGCGCCGAGGGCACCGGCTTCGCCACCGCGATGAAGACTCTGGACCACACCCGCATCACCATCGCGGCCCAGGCTCTCGGCATCGCGCAGGGCGCCCTCGACTACGCCAAGGGGTACGTCAAGGAGCGCAAGCAGTTCGGCAAGCCGATCGCCGACTTCCAGGGCATCCAGTTCATGCTCGCCGACATGGCCATGAAGCTGGAGGCCGCGCGCCAGCTCACGTACGCGGCGGCCGCCAAGTCCGAGCGTGTCGATGGCGACCTCACCTTCTTCGGCGCCGCGGCCAAGTGCTTCGCGTCCGACGTCGCGATGGAGGTCACCACGGACGCCGTCCAGCTGCTCGGCGGGTACGGCTACACGCGCGACTACCCGGTGGAGCGCATGATGCGCGATGCCAAGATCACGCAGATCTACGAGGGCACGAACCAGGTCCAGCGCATCGTCATGGCCCGCAACCTGCCGTAG
- a CDS encoding UDP-glucose/GDP-mannose dehydrogenase family protein, which translates to MALKITVVGTGYLGATHAAAMAELGFEVLGLDVVPEKIEMLAAGRVPMYEPGLEELLGRHVAGHPGASGRLRFTTSWDELEAFGGDVHFVCVNTPQKHGEYACDMSYVDAAFDALAPRVKSGSLVVGKSTVPVGSADRLASVLAERSPEGVELAWNPEFLREGFAVQDTLHPDRIVVGVASERAEKVLREVYATPVAEGSPFVVTDFPTAELVKTSANSFLATKISFINAMAEVCEAAGGDVAKLAEAIGYDERIGAKFLRAGIGFGGGCLPKDIRAFMARAGELGADQALTFLREVDSINMRRRGHMVELAREAVGGGSFLGKRVAVLGAAFKPDSDDVRDSPALNVAGQIHLQGGQVTVYDPKGMDNARRVFPTLGYAKSALEAVRGADVVLHLTEWREFRELDPGELGEVASRRIVLDGRNALDGAKWREAGWTYRAMGRPRA; encoded by the coding sequence ATGGCCCTCAAGATCACCGTGGTCGGCACCGGATACCTCGGCGCCACACACGCAGCGGCCATGGCGGAGCTGGGCTTCGAGGTCCTGGGCCTCGACGTCGTGCCGGAGAAGATCGAGATGCTGGCCGCGGGCCGGGTCCCGATGTACGAGCCCGGTCTCGAGGAGCTGCTGGGCCGGCATGTCGCGGGGCACCCGGGGGCCAGCGGCCGGCTGCGCTTCACGACCTCGTGGGACGAGCTGGAGGCGTTCGGCGGCGATGTGCACTTCGTGTGCGTGAACACTCCGCAGAAGCACGGCGAGTACGCCTGCGACATGTCGTACGTCGACGCCGCCTTCGACGCGCTCGCTCCGCGCGTGAAGAGCGGCTCGCTGGTCGTCGGCAAGTCCACCGTGCCGGTGGGCTCGGCGGACCGGCTCGCGTCGGTGCTCGCCGAGCGGTCGCCCGAGGGCGTGGAGCTGGCCTGGAACCCGGAGTTCCTGCGCGAGGGCTTCGCCGTCCAGGACACGCTGCACCCGGACCGGATCGTGGTCGGCGTCGCGAGCGAGCGGGCGGAGAAGGTGCTGCGCGAGGTGTACGCGACGCCGGTCGCCGAGGGTTCTCCCTTCGTGGTGACGGACTTCCCGACGGCCGAGCTGGTGAAGACCTCCGCGAACTCCTTCCTGGCCACGAAGATCTCCTTCATCAACGCGATGGCCGAGGTGTGCGAGGCGGCCGGCGGCGACGTCGCGAAGCTGGCCGAGGCGATCGGGTACGACGAGCGGATCGGCGCGAAGTTCCTGCGGGCCGGGATCGGCTTCGGCGGCGGCTGTCTGCCGAAGGACATCCGGGCGTTCATGGCGCGCGCCGGCGAGCTGGGCGCGGACCAGGCGCTGACGTTCCTTCGCGAGGTCGACTCGATCAACATGCGGCGCCGCGGGCACATGGTGGAGCTCGCGCGCGAGGCCGTGGGCGGCGGCTCCTTCCTCGGGAAGCGGGTCGCGGTGCTCGGCGCCGCGTTCAAGCCGGATTCGGACGACGTGCGGGACTCCCCGGCGCTGAACGTCGCCGGGCAGATCCACCTCCAGGGCGGCCAGGTGACGGTGTACGACCCGAAGGGCATGGACAACGCCCGCCGGGTCTTCCCGACGCTCGGCTACGCGAAGAGCGCGCTGGAGGCGGTGCGCGGCGCGGATGTGGTGCTGCACCTGACGGAGTGGCGGGAGTTCCGCGAGCTGGACCCGGGGGAGCTGGGCGAGGTGGCGTCCCGCCGGATCGTGCTGGACGGGCGGAACGCGCTGGACGGGGCGAAGTGGCGCGAGGCCGGGTGGACGTACCGGGCGATGGGCCGCCCCCGCGCCTGA
- a CDS encoding CGNR zinc finger domain-containing protein, whose amino-acid sequence MNDRAPAPGELALIESLVNTLDVETGVDSLDTAAGRASFALGDGDIAAAKELREALRAACLAHAGHGPPGDSAALDLDRLLAAAPLLLTVDASGAASLRPADPVPLASRVAVAIAEATAEGTWLRLKACEAEDCRWAYYDRSPAGRSRWCTMSVCGSRAKMRAYRARQAR is encoded by the coding sequence ATGAACGACAGAGCCCCCGCACCGGGAGAGCTCGCGCTGATCGAGTCCCTGGTCAACACGCTCGACGTCGAGACCGGCGTCGACTCCCTCGACACGGCGGCCGGCCGCGCCTCCTTCGCCCTCGGGGACGGCGACATCGCCGCGGCCAAGGAGCTGCGCGAGGCCCTGCGGGCGGCCTGCCTCGCCCACGCGGGGCACGGCCCCCCGGGTGACTCGGCCGCGCTGGACCTGGACCGCCTGCTCGCCGCCGCGCCCCTGCTGCTGACCGTGGACGCCTCGGGCGCGGCATCGCTCCGCCCGGCGGACCCGGTTCCGCTCGCGTCGCGCGTGGCCGTGGCGATCGCGGAGGCGACGGCGGAGGGCACATGGCTGCGGCTCAAGGCGTGCGAGGCGGAGGACTGCCGGTGGGCGTACTACGACCGGAGTCCGGCCGGCCGGAGCCGCTGGTGCACGATGTCGGTCTGCGGCAGCCGCGCGAAGATGCGGGCGTACCGGGCGAGGCAGGCCCGGTAG
- the purE gene encoding 5-(carboxyamino)imidazole ribonucleotide mutase: MTSASDSAPLIGIVMGSDSDWPVMEAAAQALDEFEIPYEVDVVSAHRMPREMIAYGEGAADRGLKAIIAGAGGAAHLPGMLASVTPLPVIGVPVPLKYLDGMDSLLSIVQMPAGVPVATVSVGGARNAGLLAARILAAYDGDLLARMREFQQELNDQATEKGKRLRTKVEGAAAFGFAK; the protein is encoded by the coding sequence ATGACCAGCGCATCGGACTCGGCACCGCTCATCGGCATCGTCATGGGCTCGGACTCCGACTGGCCCGTCATGGAGGCCGCGGCCCAGGCCCTGGACGAGTTCGAGATCCCGTACGAGGTCGACGTCGTCTCCGCGCACCGCATGCCGCGCGAGATGATCGCGTACGGCGAGGGAGCCGCCGATCGCGGTCTGAAGGCGATCATCGCGGGCGCCGGCGGAGCCGCCCACCTCCCCGGGATGCTCGCCTCGGTCACCCCGCTGCCGGTCATCGGCGTGCCCGTCCCGCTGAAGTACCTCGACGGCATGGACTCGCTGCTCTCGATCGTGCAGATGCCGGCGGGTGTGCCGGTCGCGACGGTCTCGGTCGGCGGCGCCCGTAACGCGGGTCTGCTCGCGGCCCGCATCCTCGCGGCGTACGACGGTGACCTGCTGGCGCGGATGCGCGAGTTCCAGCAGGAGCTGAACGACCAGGCGACGGAGAAGGGCAAGCGGCTGCGGACCAAGGTCGAGGGCGCGGCGGCCTTCGGCTTCGCCAAGTAG
- a CDS encoding LCP family protein, with translation MRMATTLSVLVLGVGAIGHALVTGLDSGIGRIDPFKDMKNRPEAGNGTNLLLVGTDGRDRITREDRHKYRLGGAPCRCTDTIMLVHISADRERASVVSLPRDSYAEIPPHTDATTGVRHAAHPVKLNAAYAEGGPALTVRTVEHMTKVKIDHYLEVDFTSFMKTVDAVGGVRICTAKPMKDNYTGLDLAAGTHQLDGGRALQYVRSRHVDGAADLGRMQRQQRFVAALIQQATSSGALLNPVKFREVSRAVLNSVRADRGFGADQLLSLGKAMRDFSPSSSEFTSVPVGDVSHPVPGIGSTVKWDPAKSTRLFAALREDRPLMPDAPRKGKGTTSDAKVVVDVPPRGIRVQVYNATAIDGLGARVDAGLRASGFATTRAPRNGERRDLRRTVVTYDPRWDRSAKSLAAALPGSELRPVRGQGPTLRVLAGTDFTKVTPVRAETPPKGKGVFDAVTGDEVVCP, from the coding sequence ATGCGGATGGCGACCACGCTGTCGGTGCTGGTGCTCGGTGTGGGGGCGATCGGGCACGCCCTGGTGACGGGCCTGGACAGCGGGATCGGACGGATCGACCCGTTCAAGGACATGAAGAACCGCCCCGAGGCCGGGAACGGGACGAACCTCCTGCTCGTCGGCACCGACGGCCGGGACCGGATCACCCGTGAGGATCGCCACAAGTACCGCCTCGGCGGCGCGCCCTGCCGCTGCACCGACACGATCATGCTGGTGCACATCTCGGCGGACCGGGAGCGGGCGAGCGTGGTGAGCCTGCCGCGTGACTCGTACGCGGAGATCCCCCCGCACACGGACGCGACCACCGGGGTGCGCCACGCGGCCCACCCGGTGAAGCTGAACGCGGCGTACGCGGAGGGCGGCCCGGCGCTGACGGTGCGGACCGTCGAGCACATGACGAAGGTGAAGATCGACCACTATCTGGAGGTCGACTTCACCAGTTTCATGAAGACGGTGGACGCGGTGGGCGGGGTGCGGATCTGCACGGCCAAGCCGATGAAGGACAACTACACCGGTCTGGACCTGGCCGCGGGCACGCACCAGCTCGACGGTGGACGGGCGTTGCAGTACGTACGCTCGCGCCATGTCGACGGGGCCGCCGACCTGGGCCGGATGCAGCGGCAGCAGCGCTTCGTCGCGGCGCTGATCCAGCAGGCGACGAGCAGCGGGGCGCTGCTGAACCCGGTGAAGTTCCGCGAGGTCAGCCGGGCGGTGCTGAATTCGGTGCGGGCCGACAGGGGTTTCGGGGCCGATCAGCTGCTGTCGCTGGGGAAGGCGATGCGGGACTTCTCCCCCTCGTCGTCGGAGTTCACCTCGGTGCCCGTGGGTGACGTCAGCCACCCGGTGCCGGGCATCGGCTCGACGGTGAAGTGGGATCCGGCGAAGTCGACGCGGCTCTTCGCGGCGCTGCGCGAGGACCGGCCGCTGATGCCCGATGCGCCGCGCAAGGGCAAGGGGACGACGTCGGACGCGAAGGTCGTCGTCGACGTGCCGCCCCGCGGGATCCGCGTCCAGGTCTACAACGCCACCGCCATCGACGGCCTCGGCGCCCGCGTGGACGCCGGGCTCCGGGCGAGCGGCTTCGCGACGACCAGGGCGCCGCGGAACGGGGAGCGGCGCGACCTGCGGCGCACGGTCGTGACGTACGACCCGCGCTGGGACCGCTCGGCGAAGTCGCTGGCCGCGGCGCTCCCGGGCAGTGAGCTCCGCCCGGTCCGCGGCCAGGGCCCCACGCTGCGGGTGCTGGCCGGCACGGACTTCACCAAGGTCACCCCCGTCCGCGCCGAGACCCCGCCCAAGGGCAAGGGCGTCTTCGACGCGGTGACGGGCGACGAGGTGGTGTGTCCCTGA
- a CDS encoding dipeptidase — MDFLAEARSLLASHPVVDGHNDLPWALREHVRYDLDRLDIAADQTGRLHTDIPRLRAGGVGAQFWSVYVRSDMAGDDAVSATLEQVDVVGRLLARYPADLARALTADDMEAARKEGRIASLMGAEGGHSINNSLATLRALHALGVRYMTLTHNDNNDWADSATDEPGVGGLSDFGREVVREMNRTGMLVDLSHVAVTTMRDALDTTEAPVIFSHSSARAICDHPRNIPDDVLERLAGNGGVAMATFVPKFILPEAVAWTAAADENMRANGLHPLDTTEAGMKVQRTYEAAHPRPMATASTVADHLDHMREAAGIDHIGIGGDFDGTAFTPAGLEDVAGYPNLVAELLRRGWSRADVAKLTWENAVRALRDAEAVARALQTTRAPSNATLDRA, encoded by the coding sequence GTGGATTTTCTCGCCGAGGCCCGTTCCCTGCTCGCATCGCACCCCGTCGTCGACGGCCACAACGACCTGCCGTGGGCGCTGCGTGAGCACGTCCGCTACGACCTGGACCGGCTCGACATCGCCGCCGACCAGACCGGCCGGCTGCACACCGACATCCCGCGGCTGCGGGCCGGCGGTGTGGGGGCGCAGTTCTGGTCCGTGTACGTACGCAGCGACATGGCAGGCGACGACGCCGTCAGCGCCACGCTGGAGCAGGTCGACGTCGTCGGCCGGCTGCTCGCCCGCTACCCGGCGGACCTGGCGCGCGCCCTGACCGCGGACGACATGGAGGCGGCGCGCAAGGAGGGCCGGATCGCCTCGCTCATGGGCGCCGAGGGCGGCCACTCCATCAACAACTCGCTCGCCACGCTGCGGGCGCTGCACGCGCTGGGCGTGCGGTACATGACGCTCACGCACAACGACAACAACGACTGGGCGGACTCGGCGACCGACGAGCCCGGCGTCGGCGGTCTGTCGGACTTCGGCCGCGAGGTCGTCCGTGAGATGAACCGCACCGGCATGCTCGTCGACCTCTCGCACGTCGCCGTGACGACGATGCGGGACGCGCTGGACACGACCGAGGCGCCGGTGATCTTCTCGCACTCGTCGGCGCGGGCGATCTGCGACCACCCGCGGAACATCCCGGACGACGTGCTGGAGCGGCTGGCGGGGAACGGCGGCGTGGCGATGGCCACGTTCGTACCGAAGTTCATCCTGCCGGAGGCGGTGGCCTGGACCGCGGCCGCGGACGAGAACATGCGGGCCAACGGGCTGCATCCGCTGGACACGACCGAGGCGGGGATGAAGGTCCAGCGGACGTACGAGGCGGCGCACCCGCGGCCCATGGCGACCGCGTCGACCGTCGCCGACCACCTCGACCACATGCGCGAGGCCGCGGGCATCGACCACATCGGCATCGGCGGCGACTTCGACGGCACGGCCTTCACACCGGCCGGTCTGGAGGACGTGGCGGGCTATCCGAACCTGGTCGCGGAGCTGCTCCGGCGGGGCTGGTCCCGTGCCGACGTGGCGAAGCTGACGTGGGAGAACGCGGTACGGGCGCTCCGGGACGCGGAAGCGGTGGCGCGCGCCCTCCAGACGACGCGTGCCCCGTCGAACGCGACGCTGGACCGGGCCTGA
- a CDS encoding LCP family protein: MNDWPEGDGYGRGSRGAEPEGARAMRHVQRRPIPQQPQGYDDRYGGYDAPYDSGYNTGQVYGAPAGGGRDGYSAPPDYGRPGPDWRRRLKVGSITVLVLVLGVSIGTYFWADSKMRREVDLSKVIERPEEGDCTTYLIVGSDSREGMTAEDKKRLHTGSADGKRTDSMMILAACGSGNTMISLPRDSDVEIPSFVGSESGKTFKGEGRRVKLNAAYAEDGPELLVRTVEYNTGLRIDHYAEIGFAGFANIVNALGGVEMDIPKAFKDKKSGADFQAGKQTLNGEQALAFVRTRYAFAGSDLDRTKNQQKFLAALANQAATPGTILNPFALYPTLGAGLDTLIVDKDMSLFDLGEMFFAMKGISSGDGKSMNMPISGNRGSNLVWDKDKVKQLVQQIQNDEKVTVTSDR; encoded by the coding sequence ATGAATGACTGGCCCGAAGGCGACGGATACGGACGCGGCAGCCGGGGCGCGGAGCCCGAGGGCGCTCGCGCGATGCGGCATGTGCAGCGGCGGCCCATCCCTCAGCAGCCGCAGGGGTACGACGACCGTTACGGCGGCTACGACGCCCCGTACGACAGCGGGTACAACACGGGCCAGGTCTACGGCGCACCCGCCGGGGGCGGTCGCGACGGATACAGCGCGCCGCCGGACTACGGACGTCCCGGGCCCGACTGGCGCCGCCGCCTCAAGGTCGGATCCATCACCGTGCTCGTCCTCGTGCTCGGCGTCTCCATAGGCACGTACTTCTGGGCCGACTCCAAGATGCGCCGCGAGGTCGACCTCTCCAAGGTCATCGAGCGCCCCGAGGAGGGCGACTGCACGACCTATCTGATCGTCGGCTCGGACAGCCGCGAGGGCATGACCGCCGAGGACAAGAAGCGGCTGCACACCGGCTCGGCCGACGGCAAGCGCACCGACTCGATGATGATCCTCGCCGCCTGCGGCAGCGGCAACACGATGATCTCGCTCCCCCGCGACTCGGACGTGGAGATACCCAGCTTCGTCGGCTCCGAGTCCGGCAAGACGTTCAAGGGTGAGGGCCGCCGGGTCAAGCTCAACGCGGCGTACGCGGAGGACGGCCCCGAACTGCTCGTCCGCACCGTCGAGTACAACACCGGCCTGCGGATCGACCACTACGCGGAGATCGGCTTCGCCGGCTTCGCGAACATCGTGAACGCCCTCGGCGGCGTCGAGATGGACATTCCCAAGGCGTTCAAGGACAAGAAGTCCGGCGCCGACTTCCAGGCCGGCAAGCAGACCCTCAACGGCGAGCAGGCTCTCGCCTTCGTCCGCACCCGCTACGCCTTCGCGGGCAGCGACCTGGACCGGACGAAGAACCAGCAGAAGTTCCTCGCGGCCCTCGCGAACCAGGCGGCGACCCCGGGCACGATCCTCAACCCGTTCGCGCTCTACCCGACGCTGGGCGCGGGCCTGGACACCCTCATCGTCGACAAGGACATGTCCCTGTTCGACCTGGGCGAGATGTTCTTCGCGATGAAGGGCATCAGCAGCGGCGACGGGAAGTCCATGAACATGCCGATCTCCGGCAACCGCGGCAGCAATCTGGTCTGGGACAAGGACAAGGTCAAGCAGCTCGTGCAGCAGATCCAGAACGACGAGAAGGTCACGGTCACCTCGGACCGCTGA
- a CDS encoding acyl-CoA thioesterase — translation MTDQAQTPEGDIPGKPTAASRTTLSHIMTHNDTNLLGTVHGGVIMKLVDDAAGAVAGRHSGGPAVTASMDEMVFLEPVRVGDLVHVKAQVNWTGRSSMEVGVRVLAERWNESTPATQVGSAYLVFAAVDADGKPRQVPPVIPESERDKRRYQEAQIRRTHRLARRRAIKELREKRAADGYED, via the coding sequence ATGACAGACCAGGCCCAGACCCCGGAGGGCGATATTCCGGGTAAGCCCACCGCGGCTTCGCGCACCACCCTCAGCCACATCATGACCCACAACGACACCAACCTCCTCGGGACGGTGCACGGCGGTGTGATCATGAAACTCGTGGACGACGCGGCGGGAGCGGTCGCCGGGCGGCACTCGGGCGGACCCGCCGTCACCGCGTCGATGGACGAGATGGTCTTCCTGGAGCCCGTCAGGGTCGGTGACCTGGTCCATGTGAAGGCACAGGTCAACTGGACCGGGCGGTCCTCCATGGAGGTCGGCGTACGGGTCCTGGCCGAGCGCTGGAACGAGTCGACGCCCGCGACGCAGGTCGGCTCCGCGTATCTGGTCTTCGCGGCGGTCGACGCGGACGGCAAGCCCCGGCAGGTGCCGCCGGTGATCCCGGAGTCGGAGCGCGACAAGCGCCGTTACCAGGAGGCGCAGATCCGGCGTACGCACCGGCTGGCGCGGCGGCGTGCGATCAAGGAGCTCCGCGAGAAGCGCGCGGCGGACGGCTACGAGGACTGA
- a CDS encoding VOC family protein encodes MAIATMGAVVLDCPDPRALAGFYAELLGARVEPADDRWVDLKGYEGTPLAFQAAEGHVPPQWPAPEASQQFHLDLTVEDLDAAEAQVLALGAKPLDTDDRSRTWRVYADPAGHPFCLCAC; translated from the coding sequence ATGGCCATCGCCACCATGGGAGCCGTCGTCCTGGACTGCCCCGACCCCCGCGCACTCGCCGGCTTCTACGCCGAGCTCCTCGGCGCCCGGGTGGAGCCCGCCGACGACCGCTGGGTCGATCTCAAGGGGTACGAGGGCACGCCCCTCGCCTTCCAGGCCGCCGAAGGCCACGTACCACCGCAGTGGCCCGCGCCCGAGGCGTCGCAGCAGTTCCATCTCGACCTGACCGTCGAGGACCTGGACGCGGCCGAGGCCCAGGTGCTGGCGCTCGGCGCCAAGCCGCTGGACACCGACGACCGTTCACGTACCTGGCGGGTCTACGCGGACCCGGCCGGGCACCCGTTCTGTCTCTGCGCCTGCTGA